The following coding sequences lie in one Mycobacterium gordonae genomic window:
- a CDS encoding FAD-binding oxidoreductase: MRSWWGWGTLEQALTEQETKELVARVAAMLPGHDLTDHRPPDPNTLGLPSSTITPPQSLAALCSSQVVDRAGHARGKAFRDVARNLQGRLDHLPDLIVRPRREQDVVDVLDWCTREGIPVIPYGGGSSVVGGVEPRFQEPAITLDVSAMSAVVEVDQVSRAARIQAGALGPWIEDQLRKHNLTLRHFPQSFAFSSLGGWLATRAGGHFATLYTHIDDLTESVRVVTPAGVSESRRLPGSGAGPSPDRLFVGSEGTLGVITEAWMRLQYRPRWQVTASVAFENWPAAVAATRTVAQAGLYPANCRLLDPAEAFLNAGAPASGGLLVLAFESADHPIDPWLNRALEITAEHGGTVISRRNREPDSDAIEDRTDDASTNWRSSFLRMPYQRDALARRGVIAETFETACTWAGFEDLHNAVTRAATDAIQKVCGTGVVTCRFTHVYPDGPAPYYGIYAAGRWGSLDAQWDEMKAAVSEAISATGGTITHHHAVGRDHRPWYDRQRPDPFAKALRATKHALDPAGILNPGVLVG; encoded by the coding sequence ATGCGTTCGTGGTGGGGGTGGGGCACGCTCGAACAGGCCCTCACCGAGCAGGAGACCAAGGAACTGGTGGCCCGGGTAGCGGCAATGCTGCCCGGCCACGACCTCACCGACCATCGGCCGCCCGACCCGAACACGCTCGGGTTGCCGAGTTCAACTATCACCCCGCCGCAATCGCTGGCCGCGTTGTGCTCGTCCCAAGTGGTGGATCGCGCCGGGCACGCGCGGGGCAAGGCTTTCCGTGACGTCGCGCGAAATCTGCAGGGGCGCCTCGATCATCTGCCTGACCTGATCGTGCGACCACGACGCGAACAGGATGTCGTGGACGTCCTGGATTGGTGTACCCGCGAAGGGATTCCGGTGATTCCCTACGGCGGCGGCAGCTCCGTCGTCGGCGGCGTGGAGCCTCGCTTCCAGGAGCCCGCGATCACCCTGGACGTCAGCGCGATGAGCGCGGTGGTCGAGGTCGATCAGGTCAGCCGCGCCGCTCGGATCCAGGCCGGCGCCCTCGGCCCGTGGATCGAGGACCAGCTGCGTAAGCACAACCTCACGCTGCGGCACTTCCCGCAATCGTTCGCGTTCTCCAGCCTCGGCGGCTGGCTGGCCACCCGCGCCGGCGGGCACTTCGCCACGCTCTACACCCACATCGACGACCTGACCGAATCGGTGCGCGTGGTCACCCCGGCAGGTGTCAGCGAGTCGCGCCGGCTGCCCGGTTCGGGCGCGGGACCGTCCCCCGACCGGCTCTTCGTCGGCTCGGAGGGCACCCTCGGAGTCATCACCGAGGCATGGATGCGGTTGCAGTACCGCCCACGCTGGCAGGTCACCGCGTCGGTCGCGTTCGAGAACTGGCCGGCCGCCGTCGCCGCCACCCGCACGGTCGCCCAAGCCGGCCTGTACCCGGCGAACTGCCGGTTGCTCGACCCCGCCGAGGCATTCCTGAACGCAGGCGCACCGGCGAGTGGCGGACTGTTGGTCCTGGCTTTCGAATCTGCCGACCATCCGATCGACCCCTGGCTGAACCGCGCACTGGAAATCACCGCCGAACACGGTGGCACGGTCATCTCCCGGCGCAACCGCGAACCTGACAGTGACGCAATAGAAGACAGAACAGACGACGCGTCGACCAACTGGCGCTCGTCCTTTCTGCGGATGCCCTACCAGCGAGACGCGCTGGCCCGCCGCGGCGTCATCGCCGAGACGTTCGAAACAGCTTGCACCTGGGCCGGATTCGAGGACTTACACAACGCGGTGACCCGTGCCGCAACCGATGCGATCCAGAAGGTCTGTGGCACCGGCGTGGTGACCTGCCGGTTCACCCATGTCTACCCCGACGGTCCGGCGCCCTACTACGGCATCTACGCCGCCGGGCGGTGGGGTTCTCTCGATGCGCAGTGGGACGAGATGAAAGCCGCTGTCTCCGAGGCGATCAGCGCCACGGGCGGCACCATCACCCACCATCACGCGGTCGGCCGAGACCACCGCCCTTGGTATGACCGGCAGCGTCCCGATCCGTTCGCCAAAGCGCTGCGCGCGACCAAGCATGCGCTGGACCCGGCCGGGATCCTCAATCCCGGCGTGCTCGTTGGATAG
- a CDS encoding FAD-dependent oxidoreductase, with product MRPYHVAIVGSGPSGFFAAASLLKAADTTDEIDVAVDMLEMLPTPWGLVRSGVAPDHPKIKSISKQFEKTATDPRFRFFGNVAVGEHVHAQELAERYDAVIYAVGAQSDKPLNIPGEHLTGSISAVDFVGWYNAHPHFEDKTPNLSGARALVVGNGNVAIDVARILVTDPDVLALTDIADHALESLRPRGVEEVIIIGRRGPLQTAFTTLELRELGELEGVDVIVDPAQFEGITDEDAEAAGKTTKQNIKVLRGYAEREPRPGHRRIVFRFLTSPIEIKGTEHVEHIVLGRNELVTDESGWVSAKDTGEREELPVQLVVRSVGYRGVPTPGLPFDERRGTIPNTGGRVEGSRNEYVVGWIKRGPTGVIGTNKSDSQETVDTLIADLAGLVTEGALAEFPDDHADRLTDWLTERQPKVVTSEHWDVIDQFERSAGEPHGRPRVKLPNLARLLHIGHG from the coding sequence ATGCGTCCCTATCACGTCGCCATCGTCGGCTCCGGGCCGTCGGGCTTCTTCGCCGCCGCCTCCCTACTGAAGGCGGCTGACACGACCGACGAGATCGACGTGGCCGTCGACATGCTCGAGATGCTGCCGACACCGTGGGGTTTGGTGCGCTCCGGCGTCGCGCCCGACCACCCCAAGATCAAGTCGATCAGCAAACAATTCGAGAAGACCGCTACCGACCCCCGCTTCCGGTTCTTCGGCAATGTCGCGGTGGGCGAACATGTGCACGCCCAGGAACTCGCCGAGCGCTATGACGCGGTGATCTACGCCGTCGGCGCCCAGTCGGACAAACCGCTGAACATTCCCGGGGAGCACCTGACGGGCAGCATCTCCGCAGTGGATTTCGTGGGCTGGTACAACGCGCACCCCCACTTCGAGGACAAGACCCCGAACCTGTCCGGCGCCCGGGCCCTGGTGGTGGGCAACGGCAACGTCGCGATCGACGTCGCACGCATCCTGGTAACCGACCCCGACGTGCTGGCGCTCACGGACATCGCCGACCACGCGCTGGAGTCGCTGCGTCCGCGCGGCGTCGAAGAGGTGATCATCATCGGCCGGCGCGGCCCGCTGCAGACGGCGTTCACCACGTTGGAGTTGCGCGAACTCGGCGAGCTCGAAGGGGTCGACGTGATCGTCGACCCAGCCCAGTTCGAGGGCATCACCGACGAGGACGCCGAGGCGGCGGGCAAGACGACCAAACAGAACATCAAGGTGCTGCGAGGCTACGCGGAGCGCGAACCGCGTCCGGGCCATCGCCGGATCGTGTTCCGGTTCCTGACCTCTCCGATCGAGATCAAGGGCACCGAACACGTCGAGCACATCGTCTTGGGCCGCAATGAACTGGTCACCGACGAAAGCGGCTGGGTGTCGGCCAAGGACACGGGTGAACGCGAGGAGCTTCCGGTGCAGTTGGTCGTCCGCTCGGTGGGCTACCGCGGCGTCCCGACGCCGGGCCTGCCGTTCGACGAGAGGCGCGGGACCATCCCCAACACCGGCGGCCGCGTCGAAGGCAGTCGCAACGAATATGTCGTCGGCTGGATCAAGCGAGGGCCGACCGGCGTGATCGGCACCAACAAGAGTGACTCCCAGGAGACCGTCGACACATTGATCGCCGATCTAGCCGGTTTGGTAACTGAGGGGGCTTTGGCCGAATTCCCCGACGACCACGCCGACAGGCTCACGGACTGGCTGACCGAGCGGCAGCCCAAGGTGGTCACATCGGAGCACTGGGACGTTATCGACCAGTTCGAGCGGTCAGCCGGCGAGCCACACGGACGCCCCCGGGTCAAACTGCCCAACCTCGCGCGGCTGTTGCACATCGGGCACGGCTGA
- the prfB gene encoding peptide chain release factor 2 codes for MEPDRQADIAALDSTLTTVERVLDVEGLRSRIEKLEQQASDPNLWDDQARAQQVTSELSHTQGELRRVEELRGRLDDLPVLYELAAEEQGPAAEAALAEADAELKALRADIEATEVRTLLSGEYDEREALVTIRSGAGGVDAADWAEMLMRMYIRWAEQHKYGVEVFDTSYAEEAGIKSATFAVHAPFAYGTLSVEQGTHRLVRISPFDNQSRRQTSFAEVEVLPVVETTDHIEIPEGDLRVDVYRSSGPGGQSVNTTDSAVRLTHIPTGIVVTCQNEKSQLQNKVSALRVLQAKLLERKRSEERAELDALKGDGGSSWGNQMRSYVLHPYQMVKDLRTEFEVGNPAAVLDGDIDGFLEAGIRWRNRKDDD; via the coding sequence GTGGAACCTGACCGTCAAGCCGATATCGCCGCACTGGACTCCACCCTCACCACGGTGGAGAGGGTGCTTGACGTCGAGGGTCTGAGAAGCCGGATCGAGAAACTCGAACAGCAGGCGTCCGACCCCAACCTGTGGGACGACCAGGCCCGCGCGCAGCAGGTGACCAGCGAACTGTCGCACACCCAGGGGGAATTGCGCCGGGTCGAGGAGTTGCGCGGCCGCCTCGATGACCTGCCGGTGCTCTACGAGCTGGCCGCCGAGGAACAGGGCCCCGCAGCCGAAGCCGCCCTCGCCGAAGCCGACGCCGAACTCAAGGCGCTGCGCGCCGACATCGAGGCCACCGAGGTGCGCACACTGCTGTCCGGCGAGTACGACGAACGTGAGGCATTGGTCACAATCCGTTCCGGTGCGGGCGGCGTCGACGCCGCCGACTGGGCAGAGATGCTCATGCGGATGTACATCCGCTGGGCTGAGCAGCATAAGTACGGCGTCGAGGTGTTCGACACGTCCTACGCCGAAGAGGCCGGCATCAAGAGCGCGACCTTCGCCGTGCATGCGCCGTTCGCCTACGGAACGCTTTCGGTGGAACAGGGCACCCACCGACTGGTGCGAATCAGCCCGTTCGACAACCAAAGTCGACGTCAGACATCGTTCGCGGAGGTCGAGGTGCTGCCGGTGGTGGAGACCACCGACCACATCGAAATTCCCGAAGGCGACCTGCGCGTCGACGTCTACCGGTCCAGCGGTCCGGGCGGGCAGTCGGTCAACACCACCGACTCGGCGGTTCGTTTAACCCACATCCCAACGGGTATTGTCGTGACTTGCCAGAACGAGAAGTCGCAACTGCAGAACAAAGTTTCAGCGTTACGAGTGCTTCAGGCAAAGTTGTTGGAGCGCAAGCGTTCCGAAGAACGCGCGGAGCTGGACGCCCTGAAAGGCGACGGCGGCAGCTCCTGGGGAAATCAGATGCGGTCATACGTATTGCACCCCTACCAGATGGTCAAGGATCTGCGCACCGAGTTCGAGGTGGGCAACCCGGCGGCCGTCCTGGACGGAGACATCGACGGATTCCTGGAAGCCGGGATCCGATGGCGCAACAGAAAAGATGACGACTAA
- a CDS encoding mechanosensitive ion channel family protein, with product MTTNNTAFNMNIASAAQRWHDFWRGPLGEWIITRGLRVAMLVIAAVLAARFVSWVAQRISRQLDLGFAESDALVRSEATKHRQAVASVIRWVSIVIIAIMVMMQIADVLQFSVGGLVAPATVVGAALGFGAQQLVKDLLSGFFIIVERQYGFGDLVKLTIQGSTTDATGTVENVTLRVTRLRSADGEVFTVPNGQIVKSVNLSKDWARAVVDIPVSTNADLNRVNDVLHQECERAQDNPLLGELLLDSPTVMGVESIEVETVTLRLVARTLPGKQFEAGRLLRVLVIRALARAGIVTAADATIGVVDDAGMPAADEVTDADKGSVAQR from the coding sequence ATGACGACTAATAACACTGCGTTCAACATGAACATCGCCTCCGCGGCGCAGCGATGGCACGACTTTTGGCGTGGCCCGCTCGGCGAATGGATCATCACCAGAGGGCTGCGCGTCGCGATGCTGGTCATCGCGGCGGTGCTGGCCGCCCGCTTCGTCAGCTGGGTAGCTCAACGGATCAGTCGCCAACTCGACCTCGGCTTCGCCGAAAGCGACGCGCTGGTGCGATCGGAGGCGACCAAGCACCGCCAGGCCGTGGCCTCGGTGATCCGCTGGGTGTCGATCGTAATCATCGCGATCATGGTGATGATGCAGATCGCCGACGTTCTGCAGTTCTCGGTGGGGGGCCTGGTCGCGCCGGCCACCGTCGTGGGCGCGGCATTGGGTTTCGGTGCCCAGCAACTGGTCAAGGACCTGCTGTCCGGGTTCTTCATCATCGTCGAGCGCCAGTACGGGTTCGGTGACCTGGTGAAGCTCACCATCCAGGGTTCGACGACCGACGCCACCGGCACCGTCGAGAACGTCACACTGCGGGTGACCAGGCTGCGGTCAGCGGACGGCGAGGTGTTCACCGTCCCCAACGGTCAGATCGTCAAGTCGGTGAACCTGTCCAAGGACTGGGCCCGCGCCGTGGTGGACATCCCGGTGTCGACGAACGCCGACCTCAACCGGGTCAACGACGTCTTGCACCAGGAGTGCGAACGCGCCCAGGACAACCCGTTGCTAGGCGAGTTACTGCTGGATTCGCCCACGGTGATGGGCGTGGAGAGCATCGAGGTCGAAACCGTCACGCTGCGCCTGGTGGCGCGCACGCTGCCCGGCAAGCAGTTCGAGGCCGGCCGACTGTTGCGGGTCCTGGTCATCCGCGCGCTGGCCCGGGCGGGCATCGTGACCGCGGCCGACGCGACGATCGGGGTGGTCGACGACGCGGGGATGCCCGCGGCCGACGAGGTGACCGACGCCGACAAAGGGTCGGTGGCCCAGCGATGA
- the ftsE gene encoding cell division ATP-binding protein FtsE — MITLEHVTKQYKSSARPALDDINVKIDKGEFVFLIGPSGSGKSTFMRLLLAAETPTTGDIRVSKFHVNKLRGRNVPKLRQVMGCVFQDFRLLQQKTVYDNVAFALEVIGRRADAINRVVPEVLETVGLSGKANRLPHELSGGEQQRVAIARAYVNRPLVLLADEPTGNLDPDTSKDIMDLLERINRTGTTVLMATHDHHIVDAMRQRVVELSLGRLVRDEQRGVYGMDR; from the coding sequence ATGATCACCCTGGAACATGTCACCAAGCAGTACAAATCGTCGGCACGTCCGGCTTTGGATGACATCAACGTCAAGATCGACAAGGGTGAGTTCGTTTTCCTCATCGGTCCGTCGGGATCGGGCAAGTCGACGTTCATGCGGCTCTTGCTGGCCGCGGAGACCCCGACCACCGGCGATATCCGGGTCTCGAAGTTTCACGTCAACAAGCTGCGCGGGCGCAACGTGCCCAAGCTTCGCCAGGTGATGGGCTGTGTCTTCCAGGACTTCCGGTTGCTGCAGCAGAAGACGGTCTACGACAACGTCGCCTTCGCGCTGGAGGTCATCGGCCGCCGCGCCGACGCGATCAACCGGGTGGTCCCCGAGGTGCTCGAGACGGTCGGCCTGTCAGGCAAGGCCAATCGGCTGCCGCACGAACTCTCCGGTGGTGAGCAGCAGCGGGTCGCCATCGCCCGCGCGTACGTCAACCGGCCGTTGGTACTACTGGCCGATGAGCCCACCGGCAACCTCGACCCAGACACCAGTAAGGACATCATGGATTTGTTGGAGCGGATCAACCGCACCGGGACGACGGTGTTGATGGCCACCCACGACCATCACATCGTGGACGCGATGCGCCAGCGCGTGGTCGAGTTGTCATTGGGCAGGCTGGTTCGCGACGAACAGCGCGGCGTCTACGGGATGGATCGCTAG
- the ftsX gene encoding permease-like cell division protein FtsX: MRVGFLLNEVVTGLRRNVTMTIAMILTTAISIGLFGGGLLVVRLADNSRAIYLDRVETQVYLTEDVSANDPTCNGDVCKALRNKIEGRQDVKSVRFINQQDAYADAIKKFPEFKDVAGKDSFPASFIVKLSNPDQHAEFAAAMEGQPGVRGILNEKQLIDRLFAVLDGLSNAAFAVALVQAIGAILLIANMVQVAAYTRRTEIGIMRLVGASRWYTQLPFLVEAVLAATIGVVIAIVGLILVRALFLEGALSQFYQAHLIAKVDYADIVYISPILLLLGVAMSGLTAYATLRLYIRR; the protein is encoded by the coding sequence GTGCGCGTCGGATTCCTCCTCAACGAGGTCGTCACCGGCCTTCGTCGCAACGTCACCATGACGATCGCGATGATCCTGACCACCGCGATCTCCATTGGCCTGTTCGGTGGTGGGCTGCTGGTCGTGCGGTTGGCCGACAACTCGCGGGCCATCTACCTCGACCGCGTCGAGACGCAGGTGTATCTCACCGAAGATGTGTCGGCCAACGATCCCACCTGCAACGGCGATGTCTGTAAGGCACTGCGTAACAAGATCGAGGGCCGTCAGGATGTCAAGTCCGTGCGGTTCATCAACCAGCAGGACGCCTACGCCGACGCGATCAAGAAGTTTCCGGAGTTCAAGGACGTCGCGGGGAAGGACTCTTTCCCGGCGTCGTTCATCGTCAAGCTGAGCAACCCCGACCAGCACGCGGAGTTCGCTGCCGCGATGGAGGGTCAGCCGGGGGTGCGCGGCATCCTCAACGAGAAACAACTGATCGACCGGCTGTTCGCGGTGCTGGACGGGTTGAGTAATGCCGCGTTCGCGGTCGCGCTGGTGCAGGCCATCGGGGCGATTCTGCTGATCGCCAATATGGTGCAGGTCGCCGCGTATACGCGCCGCACCGAGATCGGCATCATGCGACTGGTCGGGGCCAGCCGTTGGTACACGCAGTTGCCGTTCCTGGTGGAGGCGGTACTGGCGGCGACGATCGGTGTGGTGATCGCGATCGTCGGGCTGATTCTGGTGCGCGCGTTGTTCCTGGAGGGCGCGCTGAGCCAGTTCTACCAAGCGCATCTGATCGCCAAGGTCGACTACGCCGACATCGTGTACATCTCTCCGATCCTGCTGCTGCTCGGCGTCGCGATGTCGGGGTTGACGGCGTACGCGACGCTGCGCCTCTACATACGGCGGTAG
- the smpB gene encoding SsrA-binding protein SmpB has product MATKARRSDGRQIIASNRKARHNYSILEVFEAGIALQGTEVKSLREGHASLVDAFATVDDGEIWLRNVHIPEYRHGSWTNHEPRRNRKLLLHRRQIDTLIGKIREGNYALVPLSMYFFEGKVKVELALGRGKHAHDKRQDLAKRDAQREVIRELGRRAKGMG; this is encoded by the coding sequence GTGGCCACCAAGGCGCGCCGTAGCGACGGCAGACAGATCATCGCCAGCAACCGCAAGGCTCGGCACAACTACTCGATTCTCGAGGTGTTCGAGGCGGGCATCGCGCTGCAGGGCACCGAGGTCAAGAGTCTGCGCGAGGGACACGCGTCGCTGGTCGACGCGTTCGCGACCGTCGACGACGGCGAGATCTGGCTGCGCAATGTGCACATTCCGGAATACCGGCACGGCAGCTGGACCAACCACGAACCGCGGCGCAACCGCAAGCTGCTGCTGCACCGCCGCCAGATCGACACCCTGATCGGCAAGATCCGCGAGGGTAACTACGCGTTGGTGCCGCTGTCGATGTACTTCTTCGAGGGCAAGGTCAAGGTCGAGCTGGCGCTGGGCCGCGGCAAGCACGCGCACGACAAGCGTCAGGACCTGGCCAAGCGCGACGCCCAGCGCGAGGTGATCCGGGAACTCGGCCGCCGGGCCAAGGGCATGGGTTGA
- a CDS encoding AAA family ATPase: MAEDPVIRELSAAVERSPDVVELRVHLARLLADKGRYAEAVGHCSAALTHQAGNADALSLLQRCSAALSGAGAVGPQFDWSSAEQQVADIIEPAFVEDSAEVVNEGDYDVLERSTVRLADVAGMADVKQQLELSLLGPIRNPDLMKAFKISARGGLLLYGPPGCGKTHIAKAISGELGAGFYHVGIADVLSRWLGESERSVRAVFDVARRNAPCVLFFDEVDALGHRRSALGGNSGIRTVVNALLEELDSAGSANDGVYVLGATNAPWDVDPALRRPGRFDRTIFVGLPDAEARASIIRYHLRDRPAAGIDLKAVAGRTEGFSGADLAHVCDSATQLAMADSMRSGQVRPVSMADVNASLKQIRPSTGPWFETARNVVEFANNDGSYDDLAKYLRRRKTR, encoded by the coding sequence ATGGCCGAAGACCCCGTCATCAGGGAGCTCTCCGCGGCGGTCGAGCGCAGCCCCGACGTGGTCGAGCTGCGGGTACATCTCGCGCGGTTGCTGGCAGACAAGGGGCGCTACGCCGAGGCCGTCGGACACTGCAGCGCCGCACTGACGCATCAGGCCGGCAACGCCGACGCGCTCAGCCTGTTGCAGCGCTGTAGCGCGGCGCTGTCGGGGGCGGGGGCGGTCGGGCCGCAGTTCGACTGGTCGAGCGCCGAACAACAGGTCGCCGACATCATCGAGCCCGCGTTCGTCGAGGACAGCGCTGAGGTTGTGAACGAGGGTGACTACGACGTGCTGGAACGCAGCACCGTGCGCCTGGCCGACGTCGCCGGCATGGCCGATGTCAAACAGCAGCTTGAACTTTCGCTGCTGGGCCCGATCCGCAACCCCGACCTGATGAAGGCGTTCAAGATCTCGGCCCGCGGCGGGCTGCTGCTGTACGGACCGCCAGGATGCGGCAAAACGCATATCGCCAAGGCAATTTCGGGTGAGCTGGGCGCCGGCTTCTACCACGTGGGAATCGCCGACGTCCTGAGCCGCTGGTTGGGGGAGAGCGAACGCAGCGTCCGCGCGGTCTTCGACGTTGCCCGCCGTAATGCGCCCTGCGTGTTGTTCTTCGATGAAGTCGATGCGCTGGGTCATCGCCGCTCGGCGCTCGGCGGCAACTCCGGAATACGCACCGTGGTCAACGCGCTGCTGGAGGAACTCGACTCGGCCGGTTCGGCGAACGACGGCGTGTACGTGCTCGGCGCGACGAACGCCCCGTGGGATGTCGACCCGGCGTTGCGCAGGCCCGGGCGCTTCGACCGGACCATCTTCGTCGGACTGCCCGACGCCGAGGCCAGGGCCAGCATCATCCGTTACCACCTGCGGGATCGGCCGGCGGCCGGCATCGACCTCAAGGCCGTTGCCGGGCGCACCGAGGGGTTCTCGGGTGCCGACCTAGCCCACGTCTGCGACAGCGCAACACAATTGGCGATGGCCGACTCCATGCGCAGCGGACAGGTCCGTCCCGTCTCGATGGCCGACGTCAACGCATCCCTTAAGCAGATCCGGCCCAGCACCGGGCCGTGGTTCGAGACCGCGCGCAACGTCGTCGAATTTGCCAACAACGACGGGAGCTACGACGACCTGGCGAAGTATCTGCGCCGCAGGAAAACTCGGTAA
- a CDS encoding tetratricopeptide repeat protein translates to MTQPGPASVAEAIVVADAYIASKNYSRARDVLRQVLAAHPNDPGLLAHYARAEYLLEDHAQAAASAYAALSAAPHDELAMRIYTLALDGQGRGQEAMRMAWRTVAEHPNEALAHRLYALLLRKARLCEEALVEVDAALRLAPADVEALILRGRILYDLDLVRQSNAAYGRALSLDPDSAEATHNLAVNRL, encoded by the coding sequence ATGACCCAGCCTGGCCCCGCCTCGGTGGCCGAGGCCATCGTGGTCGCCGACGCGTACATCGCGTCCAAGAACTACTCGCGCGCGCGTGACGTGCTGCGCCAGGTGCTGGCCGCACATCCCAACGATCCGGGGCTGCTGGCGCACTACGCGCGTGCTGAGTATTTGCTTGAAGACCATGCCCAGGCGGCGGCGAGCGCCTACGCCGCCCTGTCCGCGGCTCCGCACGACGAACTCGCCATGCGTATCTACACCCTGGCGCTGGACGGCCAGGGACGCGGTCAGGAAGCAATGCGGATGGCCTGGCGGACGGTGGCCGAGCACCCGAATGAAGCTCTGGCGCATCGGCTTTACGCGTTGCTGCTGCGCAAGGCGCGGTTGTGTGAGGAGGCACTTGTCGAGGTGGACGCAGCGCTGCGGCTCGCGCCGGCAGACGTTGAAGCTCTGATCTTGCGGGGTCGTATTCTGTACGACCTCGACTTGGTGCGACAGTCCAACGCCGCATATGGGCGGGCGCTTTCACTGGATCCCGATAGCGCGGAGGCTACCCACAACCTGGCTGTGAACCGGCTTTAG
- a CDS encoding tetratricopeptide repeat protein yields the protein MTQPGPDPVAEAIAVANAYIESKNYHRAGEVLRQVLAEHPEDPGLLAHQARIEYLLGDYAQAGSIAYTALSAAPHDELAMRIYTLALDGQGRGYEALWMAWKTVTTHPNEVLAHRLYARVLQKARRFPDALVEVDEALRLSPADVDTLVLRGAILHDLGRIAESSASYERALSLDPGNAEALNNLAVNRLRGGKFGHALRGFLGAAGNDPALGNLVRRNIGAVLATILRRVTVLALVVGILSAFVGSSRGADFRTVMMQMLIVIGLVVLIGNFVWLLRTVPRRTLASAARSRPGVVVRIVHAVLAAVVGACTVVFGGPWAIPAGVLVAVSGLFIVRFGLFV from the coding sequence ATGACTCAGCCCGGCCCCGACCCGGTGGCCGAGGCCATCGCGGTCGCCAACGCGTACATCGAATCGAAGAACTACCACCGTGCCGGTGAGGTGCTCCGTCAGGTGCTGGCCGAACACCCCGAGGATCCGGGGCTGCTGGCACATCAGGCGCGCATCGAATACCTGCTCGGCGACTACGCACAGGCCGGTTCCATCGCCTACACCGCGCTGTCCGCCGCACCCCATGACGAACTGGCCATGCGGATCTATACGCTGGCACTGGACGGGCAGGGCCGTGGTTACGAGGCGCTGTGGATGGCGTGGAAGACGGTGACCACCCACCCGAATGAGGTTCTAGCGCATCGGCTTTACGCCCGGGTGCTGCAGAAGGCCCGCCGCTTTCCCGACGCACTGGTCGAGGTCGACGAGGCGCTGCGGCTCTCGCCCGCCGATGTCGACACGCTGGTGTTGCGCGGCGCCATCCTGCATGATCTCGGCCGCATCGCAGAGTCTTCCGCGTCATACGAGCGGGCGCTGTCGTTGGATCCTGGTAACGCCGAAGCGTTGAACAACCTAGCTGTCAATCGGCTTCGGGGCGGCAAGTTCGGTCACGCGTTGCGAGGGTTTCTCGGGGCCGCGGGCAACGACCCGGCGCTCGGAAACCTGGTCCGCCGCAACATCGGTGCGGTTCTGGCGACGATCTTGCGGCGGGTCACGGTGCTGGCACTGGTCGTGGGCATCTTGTCGGCGTTCGTCGGTTCCTCGCGCGGCGCGGATTTCCGCACCGTGATGATGCAGATGCTGATCGTGATTGGCCTTGTGGTGCTGATCGGCAACTTCGTCTGGCTGCTGCGCACGGTACCGCGCCGAACGTTGGCCTCAGCCGCACGAAGCCGGCCGGGTGTAGTGGTGCGCATCGTGCATGCGGTGCTGGCGGCGGTCGTTGGGGCGTGCACAGTGGTCTTCGGCGGGCCGTGGGCAATCCCGGCAGGAGTGCTCGTCGCCGTCAGCGGACTGTTCATCGTGCGGTTCGGCCTGTTCGTCTAG